A single genomic interval of Aedes aegypti strain LVP_AGWG chromosome 1, AaegL5.0 Primary Assembly, whole genome shotgun sequence harbors:
- the LOC110674873 gene encoding uncharacterized protein LOC110674873 isoform X1: MIKVTKATGAYAALVSVVSGTIVWYVLWFNFRPLGIFFFSGLVVFWCRQYANLRLQMTPLVEDKLRHLGRRVLEFRNKRPGLFCALISGFLVVVAVLVHVVSGAYIVVTLLGAVHRGFHQV, translated from the exons ATGATTAAAGTTACCAAAGCAACCGGGGCATACGCGGCCCTGGTTTCCGTCGTGTCTGGGACCATCGTATGGTACGTTTTGTG GTTCAACTTCCGACCGTTGGGAATATTCTTCTTCTCCGGATTGGTGGTGTTTTGGTGTCGGCAGTACGCCAATCTCCGCCTACAGATGACCCCGCTGGTGGAGGACAAACTTCGACATCTGGGCCGCCGGGTGCTGGAATTCCGCAATAAAAGGCCTGGCCTGTTCTGTGCGCTCATATCGGGTTTCCTGGTTGTGGTGGCCGTTCTCGTTCACGTGGTTTCCGGGGCGTACATCGTGGTGACGCTGCTGGGTGCTGTCCATCGTGGTTTCCACCAAGTATGA
- the LOC110674873 gene encoding uncharacterized protein LOC110674873 isoform X2: MIKVTKATGAYAALVSVVSGTIVWFNFRPLGIFFFSGLVVFWCRQYANLRLQMTPLVEDKLRHLGRRVLEFRNKRPGLFCALISGFLVVVAVLVHVVSGAYIVVTLLGAVHRGFHQV; the protein is encoded by the exons ATGATTAAAGTTACCAAAGCAACCGGGGCATACGCGGCCCTGGTTTCCGTCGTGTCTGGGACCATCGTATG GTTCAACTTCCGACCGTTGGGAATATTCTTCTTCTCCGGATTGGTGGTGTTTTGGTGTCGGCAGTACGCCAATCTCCGCCTACAGATGACCCCGCTGGTGGAGGACAAACTTCGACATCTGGGCCGCCGGGTGCTGGAATTCCGCAATAAAAGGCCTGGCCTGTTCTGTGCGCTCATATCGGGTTTCCTGGTTGTGGTGGCCGTTCTCGTTCACGTGGTTTCCGGGGCGTACATCGTGGTGACGCTGCTGGGTGCTGTCCATCGTGGTTTCCACCAAGTATGA
- the LOC110674174 gene encoding uncharacterized protein LOC110674174, with amino-acid sequence MALRFLERDNLSCEASTPLSASLLDQEVAEFLPEINEASASLLKQVGEEADVSAVYKTDSTISERKATGDDDDDDDTYSDLLIPQNSIKELDEAEEEEQSNASSSDELLLGGGDLPSHSGEIRFKSGHFNANTSSDSDDSISRGLSFDDVPDNAGSKKRSYHHPQQPQYQLLEQRSQQPVQQDQLASLAGSLLSGGVLSYLTSAMASASAMSQSHPAPSLTRHPNRMTVSSASGDRRTFAGDSTDEDEDSDFEMLNPDELNNV; translated from the exons ATGGCCTTACGGTTCCTCGAGAGGGATAACCTATCATGCGAAG CATCAACCCCACTATCGGCAAGTCTCCTGGACCAAGAGGTGGCAGAATTCCTCCCAGAGATCAACGAGGCCAGTGCATCGCTCCTGAAACAGGTCGGTGAGGAAGCGGACGTCAGCGCCGTCTACAAGACGGACAGCACCATCAGCGAGCGCAAGGCAACgggcgacgacgacgatgacgacgatacCTATTCGGATCTGCTGATTCCGCAGAACAGTATTAAGGAATTGGACGAAGCCGAGGAAGAGGAGCAATCCAACGCGTCCAGCAGCGACGAGTTGTTGCTCGGCGGTGGCGATCTGCCAAGCCACTCCGGTGAGATTAGATTTAAGAGTGGCCATTTCAATGCCAACACTTCCTCCGATTCGGACGATAGCATCTCGCGAGGTTTGAGCTTCGACGACGTACCCGACAATGCGGGTAGTAAAAAACGAAGCTACCATCATCCGCAGCAGCCACAGTATCAACTGTTGGAGCAGCGGTCCCAACAACCGGTGCAGCAGGATCAACTGGCCAGTCTGGCGGGAAGTTTGCTATCGGGCGGTGTGCTTAGCTACCTTACCTCTGCCATGGCCAGCGCTTCGGCAATGAGCCAGTCCCATCCGGCTCCGAGCCTCACCAGGCACCCCAATCGGATGACGGTTTCCTCGGCAAGTGGCGACAGGCGAACGTTCGCCGGAGATTCAACCGACGAAGACGAGGATAGCGACTTTGAAATGCTGAACCCGGACGAGCTGAACAATGTGTAA